A single genomic interval of Corylus avellana chromosome ca10, CavTom2PMs-1.0 harbors:
- the LOC132164630 gene encoding urea-proton symporter DUR3-like encodes MATSQSQCPPLGFSGNYYHLSQGGCVRQSSFFDGKPVLNQAVGYSVILGFGAFFTVFTSFLVWLEKRYVGSRHTSEWFNTAGRNVKTGLIASVVVSQWTWAATILQSSNVAWEYGVSGPFWYASGATIQVLLFGIIAIEIKRKAPYAHTVCEIVKARWGTVAHVVFLAFCFLTNIIVTAMLLLGGSAVVNALTGVNIYAASFLIPLGVILYTLAGGLKATFLASYIHSVIVHIVLVIFVYLVYTASSKLGSPSVVYNHLVEVASKSRICEEPLSHDGQSCGPVSGNYKGSYLTMLSSGGLVFGIINIVGNFGTVFVDNGYWVSAIAARPSSTHKGYLLGGLVWFAVPFSLATSLGLGALALDLPITASEASHGLVPPATAIALMGKAGSVLLLTMLFMAVTSAGSSELIAVSSLCTYDIYRTYINPEASGKQILRVSRGVVLIFGCFMGMLAVILNKAGISLGWMYLAMGVLIGSAVMPIAFMLLWRKANAIGAILGATSGCVLGIITWLSVTKSEYGRVNLDTTGRNAPMLAGNLVSLLTGGAVHAICSILWPQNYDWGTTRQITVVEKEKSEQPAEEFNEQKLMRAKAWIVKWGVGFTVLIVILWPLLSLPAGVFSKGYFTFWAVIAMAWGTIGSAVIIVLPLIESWGTIQSVVLAMFTNDKLMEKVEEMNLKLHTIMLAIPEAEKIYQLEKEKAKRKEASE; translated from the exons ATGGCTACGTCTCAATCGCAGTGTCCACCTTTGGGATTCTCAGGCAACTACTATCATCTCTCTCAAGGTGGCTGCGTCAGACAGAGCAGTTTCTTTGATGGGAAGCCAGTGCTTAATCAAGCTGTTGGCTACTCTGTTATCCTTGGCTTTGGTGCCTTCTTCACTGTTTTCACATCTTTCCTG GTATGGCTGGAGAAGCGTTATGTTGGGTCTCGCCATACATCCGAATGGTTCAACACTGCAGGGAGAAACGTCAAGACTGGACTTATTGCTAGTGTGGTTGTATCTCAG TGGACATGGGCTGCTACAATCTTGCAAAGTTCCAATGTTGCTTGGGAATATGGTGTTAGTGGGCCTTTCTGGTATGCTAGTGGGGCTACCATCCAG GTACTCTTGTTTGGTATAATTGCTATAGAGATCAAAAGAAAGGCTCCTTATGCTCATACTGTTTGTGAAATAGTAAAAGCTCG TTGGGGGACTGTGGCGCACGTTGTCTTCCTTGCCTTCTGCTTTTTGACAAATATTATTGTAACAGCAATGTTGCTCCTTGGTGGATCTGCTGTTGTAAATGCACTGACTGGAGTGAACATTTATGCTGCTAGCTTTCTGATACCACTTGGAGTTATTTTGTACACACTAGCTGGAGGACTAAAAGCAACCTTCTTGGCTAGCTATATACATTCTGTTATAG TACATATTGTTTTAGTCATCTTTGTCTACTTGGTTTACACGGCAAGCAGTAAGCTTGGTAGCCCTAGTGTTGTATACAATCATCTGGTTGAGGTAGCAAGCAAATCAAGAATATGTGAGGAGCCACTTTCCCATGATGGGCAATCTTGTGGCCCAGTTAGTGGGAATTACAAAGGGTCTTACTTGACAATGTTGAGTTCCGGCGGGCTTGTTTTTGGGATTATCAACATTGTTGGCAACTTTGGCACTGTGTTTGTTGACAAT GGATATTGGGTGAGTGCCATTGCTGCAAGACCTTCATCAACTCATAAGGGCTACTTGTTGGGTGGGTTAGTATGGTTTGCAGTGCCATTCTCTTTGGCAACATCACTGGGTTTGGGAGCACTCGCCCTCGATTTGCCGATTACAGCAAGTGAGGCAAGCCATGGACTTGTTCCTCCTGCTACTGCTATAGCTTTGATGGGGAAAGCAGGATCTGTTCTTCTTCTTACTATGCTTTTCAT GGCAGTGACATCTGCTGGCTCATCTGAGTTGATTGCAGTATCCTCATTATGCACATATGATATCTATCGTACTTACATAAATCCAGAGGCAAGTGGGAAGCAAATCCTTAGAGTGTCAAGGGGTGTTGTCCTTATCTTTGGATGCTTTATGGGGATGTTAGCAGTAATACTCAACAAAGCTGGGATTTCCTTGGGCTGGATGTATCTAGCCATGGGAGTGCTCATTGGTTCAGCAGTTATGCCAATTGCTTTTATGCTTCTGTGGAGAAAAGCAAATGCAATTGGTGCCATCCTTGGTGCCACCAGTGGTTGTGTTCTTGGAATAATCACTTGGTTGTCGGTAACAAAATCCGAGTATGGCCGGGTAAATCTTGATACAACTGGGCGAAATGCACCGATGCTTGCCGGAAACCTTGTCTCTCTACTTACCGGAGGAGCTGTTCATGCTATTTGTAGCATTTTGTGGCCTCAAAACTATGACTGGGGTACCACTAGGCAGATCACAGTGGTTGAGAAGGAAAAGAGTGAGCAGCCAGCAGAAGAGTTTAATGAGCAAAAACTGATGAGAGCTAAAGCATGGATAGTAAAATGGGGTGTTGGTTTTACTGTTCTGATTGTCATATTGTggcctcttctctctcttccagCAG GAGTATTCAGTAAGGGGTACTTCACATTCTGGGCAGTGATTGCTATGGCATGGGGCACCATTGGATCTGCTGTAATTATTGTTTTACCACTAATAGAAAGCTGGGGAACCATCCAAAGCGTTGTTTTGGCCATGTTTACAAATGACAAGCTCATGGAAAAGGTGGAGGAGATGAATCTCAAGCTGCACACAATCATGTTGGCTATTCCTGAAGCAGAGAAAATTTACCAACTTGAGAAAGAGAAGGCCAAGAGGAAAGAAGCATCCGAGTAA